A single region of the Alphaproteobacteria bacterium genome encodes:
- a CDS encoding amidohydrolase family protein, with translation MAKYDLVVRGGTVIDGTGGAPFDADVAVTDGKIAAVGKVADAGSEEIDAKGHLVTPGFIDIHTHFDAQVMWDQHLTPCSEHGVTTVLMGNCGVGFAPCKPEHRAVMVDVMDGVEDIPAAVLDKGLPWTWQSFPEFMDVLETRRADVDFGTFVPHVPIRVFVMGERGIRREPASPADIRQMAALVEEGIEAGGFGFTTSRATGHRARSGDVIPSTTADEDELLALALAMTRKGRGHFMSASEFNSVNGVSAEFNMLRRIAEISGRPVHFPMLQGSDAPDRWREIADGAAAAIKNGASMYGQVVPRPVGVLFGLEMTNNPFTTCPSYQAIASLPLAKRVAALRDPALRARLLDEDPANPDDRVVKMSRSADLLYRMGDPPNYSPPLSDRLDKIAESKGTTPLAVAYDVMMENDGNGVLYLPARNFAFNNLDTCLEMLRRPEMEIGLGDAGAHVGRICDSSMPTFLLTYWGRDRDGERLSLPWIVKALTGDHARVMGMPDRGILKTGLKADINVIDHDRLKLHAARATHDLPGGAMRLSQQAEGYVATVVSGVVSRRDGDWTGELPGRLVRAH, from the coding sequence ATGGCGAAATACGATCTTGTTGTCCGCGGGGGCACCGTTATCGACGGCACCGGCGGCGCGCCCTTTGACGCCGATGTCGCGGTGACGGACGGCAAAATCGCAGCCGTCGGCAAGGTCGCGGACGCCGGCAGTGAAGAAATCGACGCCAAAGGGCACCTCGTCACACCGGGCTTTATCGACATTCACACGCACTTCGATGCGCAAGTGATGTGGGACCAGCATCTGACCCCATGCTCCGAACACGGCGTCACGACTGTCCTGATGGGGAACTGCGGCGTCGGCTTCGCACCCTGCAAACCTGAGCATCGCGCCGTCATGGTCGATGTGATGGATGGGGTCGAGGACATCCCCGCCGCCGTCCTCGACAAAGGGTTGCCGTGGACGTGGCAAAGTTTCCCCGAATTCATGGACGTTCTCGAAACGCGACGCGCCGATGTCGACTTCGGCACCTTCGTCCCGCATGTCCCGATTCGCGTGTTTGTGATGGGCGAGCGTGGCATTCGCCGCGAACCTGCATCGCCCGCCGACATCCGCCAAATGGCGGCGCTAGTTGAAGAGGGTATCGAAGCCGGCGGGTTTGGGTTCACGACATCGCGGGCGACGGGGCATCGCGCGCGAAGCGGCGACGTCATCCCCTCAACCACAGCCGACGAGGACGAGCTGCTCGCCTTGGCCTTGGCGATGACGCGCAAGGGGCGCGGGCATTTCATGTCGGCGTCGGAGTTCAACAGCGTCAACGGCGTCTCGGCCGAGTTCAACATGCTGCGACGCATCGCCGAGATATCGGGCCGTCCGGTCCACTTCCCCATGCTGCAGGGCAGCGACGCGCCCGACCGCTGGCGCGAGATCGCCGACGGCGCGGCGGCTGCCATCAAGAACGGCGCCAGCATGTACGGTCAGGTCGTGCCCCGACCCGTCGGCGTGCTGTTCGGTCTGGAGATGACCAACAACCCGTTCACGACCTGCCCATCCTACCAAGCCATTGCCAGTCTGCCGCTGGCCAAGCGGGTCGCTGCCTTGCGCGATCCGGCGCTGCGGGCCCGTCTGCTCGACGAAGACCCCGCCAACCCCGACGACCGCGTAGTGAAAATGTCGCGCAGCGCCGACCTGCTGTACCGCATGGGCGATCCGCCGAACTATTCGCCGCCGCTCAGCGACCGGCTCGACAAGATCGCCGAAAGCAAGGGAACCACACCTTTGGCCGTCGCCTATGACGTCATGATGGAGAACGACGGGAACGGCGTGCTTTATTTGCCCGCACGGAACTTCGCGTTCAACAACCTCGATACCTGCTTGGAAATGCTGCGCCGCCCCGAAATGGAAATCGGCCTCGGAGATGCGGGGGCCCACGTCGGGCGGATCTGCGACAGCAGCATGCCGACGTTTTTGCTGACCTATTGGGGCCGCGACCGCGACGGCGAGCGCCTATCGCTCCCTTGGATCGTCAAAGCGCTGACCGGCGATCACGCGCGGGTCATGGGCATGCCCGACCGTGGCATCCTCAAGACAGGATTGAAAGCCGACATCAACGTGATCGATCACGACCGCCTCAAACTGCACGCCGCCCGGGCCACCCACGATCTTCCCGGGGGCGCGATGCGCTTGTCGCAACAGGCCGAAGGCTACGTCGCGACGGTCGTATCAGGGGTCGTGTCGCGGCGCGACGGCGATTGGACGGGCGAATTGCCTGGTCGGTTGGTGCGCGCACACTGA
- a CDS encoding ABC transporter substrate-binding protein — translation MAKGAGFFVSVVAVATAALVFDSVGAQAQTLRVSNIGNPPNHGDPTTSLSYQHSYTFEAMFDALTTVDGDGSVKGRLATSWKNVDPTTWRFTLAPGVSFHAGAPFNADAIVAAVKQLQSDDQKKFGGSVYGSLRHIVDAKKIDDMTVDVVTDRPAPILPHEIAAFRIIDPKAWADLGREKFGNSPSGTGPFRATSWDDTKAEMTRFDKGARKAKFDGILMYFQPEAATRVQAFQGDAVDLAFGIPTDSAGLIRQAGGTVNEGTTPSVSILVFNMNKGGITADKRVRQAFNYAIDKSYPETLFNGFGKAGSQPASASVNGYQADIKAYPYDTAKARALLAEAGYGNGLTVDAEIVNNNADLTNLYQQVAQDLKKVGVTMNLKIITLPDLFGRVTGSKEFEGEMHIMNYGSNPSNDVMRSLNAFHSCTARAKWTCLPDAEEAIKGANTEFDPVKRAAYLRKIAEVYHDEAPVIFLYEQFELDATSKKVKNYKNENWRINWADIEMVK, via the coding sequence ATGGCTAAGGGAGCAGGTTTCTTCGTATCCGTCGTGGCAGTCGCCACGGCGGCACTCGTGTTTGATTCGGTCGGTGCACAGGCGCAAACGCTGCGCGTTTCGAACATCGGCAATCCGCCGAACCACGGCGACCCGACCACCAGCCTCAGCTACCAACACAGTTATACCTTCGAAGCGATGTTCGACGCTCTGACCACTGTCGACGGCGACGGCTCTGTGAAGGGACGGCTGGCGACAAGTTGGAAGAACGTCGATCCGACGACGTGGCGCTTTACGCTGGCGCCGGGTGTATCGTTCCATGCCGGCGCGCCGTTCAACGCCGACGCGATCGTCGCGGCGGTCAAACAATTGCAGTCGGACGATCAGAAGAAGTTCGGCGGTTCGGTCTACGGTAGTCTCAGGCATATCGTCGACGCCAAGAAGATCGACGATATGACGGTCGACGTCGTTACCGACCGGCCGGCGCCGATCCTCCCGCACGAGATCGCGGCGTTCCGCATTATCGACCCCAAAGCGTGGGCTGACTTGGGCCGCGAGAAGTTCGGCAACAGTCCGTCGGGTACCGGTCCGTTCCGCGCGACATCTTGGGACGATACCAAGGCCGAGATGACGCGGTTCGACAAAGGCGCCAGGAAGGCCAAGTTCGACGGTATCCTCATGTATTTCCAGCCTGAAGCGGCAACCCGCGTACAGGCTTTCCAAGGCGACGCAGTCGATCTCGCCTTCGGCATTCCAACCGATTCCGCCGGGTTGATCCGGCAGGCCGGCGGCACCGTGAACGAGGGGACGACGCCCTCGGTCTCGATCCTGGTCTTTAACATGAACAAGGGCGGGATCACCGCCGACAAGCGTGTGCGCCAGGCGTTCAACTACGCCATCGATAAGTCGTATCCCGAGACGTTGTTTAACGGGTTCGGCAAGGCGGGCAGCCAACCAGCGTCGGCGTCGGTCAACGGCTATCAGGCCGACATCAAGGCGTATCCATACGACACGGCAAAGGCACGCGCGTTGCTTGCCGAAGCGGGCTACGGCAACGGACTGACCGTCGATGCCGAGATCGTCAATAACAACGCGGATTTGACGAATCTGTACCAGCAAGTCGCCCAAGATCTGAAAAAGGTCGGAGTGACGATGAACCTAAAAATCATCACGCTACCCGATCTTTTCGGGCGAGTGACCGGGTCGAAGGAGTTCGAGGGTGAGATGCACATCATGAACTATGGTTCGAACCCGTCGAACGACGTCATGCGCTCGCTCAACGCGTTCCACTCCTGCACCGCAAGGGCCAAGTGGACCTGCCTGCCGGATGCCGAAGAGGCGATTAAAGGTGCGAACACCGAGTTCGATCCCGTGAAGCGCGCTGCGTATCTTCGCAAAATCGCGGAAGTCTATCACGACGAAGCGCCGGTCATCTTCCTCTACGAGCAGTTCGAACTCGACGCGACGTCGAAGAAGGTGAAGAACTACAAGAACGAGAATTGGCGCATTAACTGGGCCGATATCGAAATGGTGAAATAG
- a CDS encoding FAD-dependent oxidoreductase, protein MILPAENKTFDISVPVLIIGAGACGISAALTAKENGADAMLLERDETPSGSSSLSTCLIPAAGTKLQKAAGVTDSPEQFAKDLIAKAKNKNDPNMAHWVAEASGSTVDWLVDTVGLPLSLLTGFKYPGHSEWRMHGSPNRTGTELMAVLNEAVGREGIDIATSAPVTSLFADQTTGRVTGVRITRPDGAVEDIGCDALILACNGYGGNPEMVREFVPEMADAWYFGHTGNKGDAVNWGRQLGGAVADMGGYQGHGAVTQPHGTLLFWGLLTEGGIQVNLGGERFSNEVRGYSEQAVDVISQPEGVAWEIWDEGGHKLGVDFLDYRNGIEMGAHKTADTVEGIAKQTGLPLDALKQTFADLDAYRSGTKPDPWGRDWSKTELMEPPYHFAKITGALFHTQGGLVVNDKAQVLREDGTPLPNLYAGGGAARGLSGPSRWGYLSGNGLLTATVLGRIAGREAAKQVKG, encoded by the coding sequence ATGATCTTGCCCGCCGAAAACAAGACCTTCGACATCTCGGTCCCCGTCCTCATTATCGGCGCCGGAGCCTGCGGTATTAGTGCCGCGCTGACCGCCAAGGAAAACGGCGCCGATGCGATGCTGCTGGAGCGCGACGAGACGCCGAGCGGGTCGTCCTCGCTCTCGACATGTTTGATCCCGGCCGCGGGCACGAAGTTGCAGAAGGCAGCCGGAGTGACGGACTCGCCCGAGCAGTTCGCGAAGGATCTGATCGCCAAGGCCAAGAACAAGAACGATCCCAACATGGCGCATTGGGTCGCCGAGGCCAGCGGGTCCACGGTCGATTGGCTCGTCGATACCGTCGGCCTGCCATTATCGCTTTTGACCGGGTTCAAATATCCCGGGCATAGCGAGTGGCGCATGCACGGCTCGCCCAACCGTACCGGCACGGAATTGATGGCGGTGCTAAACGAGGCGGTCGGGCGCGAGGGGATCGATATCGCGACCTCCGCCCCGGTGACCAGCCTCTTCGCCGACCAAACGACCGGTCGCGTGACCGGCGTGCGAATTACCCGGCCCGACGGCGCCGTCGAGGACATCGGCTGCGACGCCCTGATCCTCGCGTGCAACGGCTATGGCGGAAACCCGGAAATGGTGCGCGAGTTCGTCCCTGAAATGGCTGACGCCTGGTACTTCGGGCACACCGGCAACAAGGGCGACGCGGTCAATTGGGGGCGCCAGCTCGGCGGCGCCGTCGCCGACATGGGCGGCTATCAGGGACACGGCGCGGTCACCCAGCCGCACGGGACCTTGCTGTTTTGGGGCCTCCTGACTGAGGGCGGGATTCAAGTGAATCTTGGCGGCGAACGCTTTTCCAACGAGGTGCGCGGCTATTCGGAACAAGCCGTGGACGTCATTTCGCAACCCGAGGGCGTCGCGTGGGAAATCTGGGACGAAGGCGGACACAAACTCGGCGTCGATTTCCTCGACTACCGCAACGGCATCGAGATGGGTGCCCACAAAACGGCTGACACGGTCGAGGGCATCGCCAAGCAGACCGGCCTGCCGCTGGACGCGCTCAAACAGACCTTCGCCGATCTCGACGCCTATCGCAGTGGCACTAAGCCGGACCCATGGGGCCGCGACTGGAGCAAAACCGAGTTGATGGAGCCGCCCTACCACTTTGCCAAAATCACCGGCGCATTGTTTCACACCCAGGGCGGCCTGGTAGTCAACGACAAGGCCCAGGTGTTGCGCGAGGACGGCACACCGCTGCCGAACCTCTATGCCGGGGGCGGCGCCGCGCGCGGCCTGTCTGGCCCGTCGCGCTGGGGCTACCTGTCGGGTAACGGTTTGCTGACGGCGACTGTCCTGGGGCGCATCGCCGGTCGCGAAGCGGCCAAGCAGGTCAAAGGCTAG
- a CDS encoding 4-hydroxy-4-methyl-2-oxoglutarate aldolase, with protein sequence MPKVFATIDRPPRELVAQVRHLRLDQIVKALAPTQLMDSAIKPLALRNVRAVGPAVTVASNGPDPMLGMIATGVAQPGDIIVVAAGGSTAGFSWGGGLTLSAANVGCAGVVVDGVVIDAGAIVEQDTPVFCRGATLRSVPIAATGSVNVAVTCGGVVIQPGDVIVASLDGVCVIPRGDLADLIGVVVPESARINANIETLKASKKTIFDLRGGRQFAADLGLEWID encoded by the coding sequence GTGCCCAAGGTGTTTGCGACCATCGACCGTCCGCCGCGCGAGCTCGTGGCGCAGGTGCGGCACTTGCGGCTCGACCAAATCGTCAAGGCGCTGGCGCCGACGCAGCTCATGGATTCGGCCATCAAACCGTTGGCGTTGCGTAACGTTCGAGCGGTCGGGCCGGCGGTGACGGTCGCATCGAACGGGCCCGATCCGATGCTTGGCATGATTGCCACGGGTGTAGCCCAGCCAGGCGACATCATTGTCGTTGCCGCGGGTGGCAGCACGGCTGGTTTTTCCTGGGGCGGCGGCTTGACGTTGTCGGCGGCAAATGTCGGCTGCGCGGGCGTGGTGGTCGACGGCGTTGTCATTGATGCGGGCGCGATCGTCGAGCAGGACACGCCGGTGTTCTGTCGTGGCGCGACGCTCCGCAGCGTACCGATCGCGGCAACGGGGTCGGTCAACGTGGCGGTGACCTGCGGCGGGGTCGTCATCCAACCGGGCGACGTGATCGTCGCGTCGCTGGATGGCGTATGCGTCATTCCGCGTGGCGACCTCGCGGATTTGATCGGCGTCGTGGTGCCAGAGTCTGCGCGCATTAACGCCAACATCGAGACGCTGAAGGCCAGCAAGAAGACGATCTTCGATCTGCGGGGAGGTCGGCAGTTCGCGGCCGACCTCGGCTTGGAATGGATCGACTAA
- a CDS encoding VOC family protein, with protein sequence MTNPFVYMELHPSSPDNAKSFYGDLLGWRFADMDMDGATYTIVSTGAEPFAGFAPSNGGAPHWLPYLGVADLDAATAKAKNLGAKVVQPRVDIPAGSFVWIEDPAGATVALFQPKG encoded by the coding sequence ATGACCAATCCTTTCGTATACATGGAACTGCACCCGAGTAGCCCCGACAACGCCAAGTCTTTCTACGGCGATCTGCTGGGGTGGCGTTTCGCCGATATGGACATGGACGGCGCGACCTACACGATAGTCAGCACCGGAGCCGAGCCTTTCGCCGGGTTTGCCCCGTCGAACGGGGGTGCGCCCCATTGGCTGCCCTATCTGGGCGTCGCGGATCTCGATGCCGCGACGGCAAAGGCCAAGAATCTCGGTGCCAAAGTTGTGCAGCCCCGCGTCGATATTCCGGCCGGTAGCTTTGTCTGGATCGAGGATCCCGCCGGCGCAACTGTCGCCTTGTTTCAACCCAAAGGCTGA